Proteins co-encoded in one uncultured Flavobacterium sp. genomic window:
- the porV gene encoding type IX secretion system outer membrane channel protein PorV produces the protein MKKLSLLLICFLIVSYAKAQELVRPITTGVPFLLVAADARAAGLADQGVATSSDVFSQQWNPAKYAFSVDKQGFSVSYTPYLTDLANDISLGQVTYYNKINERSAFAGSLRYFGFGDIELRTTGDPNEVPRIVSPNEFALDGSYSLKLSEKFSMAVAARYIRSNLKIASEDIDAKASGTFAVDVAGFYQSEEIAYSDFNGRWRAGFNMQNLGPKISYDNDNISSNFLPANLRLGGGFDFIFDDYNKFALSVEFTKLLVPTPPGPGTPVDANGDGDYTDPGDISQEQANAINYKNYNNIGWVSGIFKSFGDAPGGFSEELKEITYSVAGEYMYQDAFAVRLGYYHESPEKGAKKFFSLGAGFKYNVVKVDVSYLFSASKVKNPLENTLRFSLTFNFGDKYEVY, from the coding sequence ATGAAAAAACTATCACTTTTATTAATTTGTTTTTTAATTGTTTCATACGCAAAAGCCCAAGAACTTGTTCGACCTATTACAACTGGAGTTCCATTTTTATTAGTCGCAGCAGATGCCCGAGCGGCAGGCTTAGCAGATCAGGGAGTAGCCACTTCATCTGACGTTTTCTCACAACAATGGAATCCTGCAAAGTATGCTTTTTCAGTGGACAAGCAGGGATTTTCTGTCAGCTACACTCCCTATTTAACAGATCTTGCGAATGATATTTCTCTTGGTCAGGTAACGTATTACAACAAAATCAATGAACGAAGCGCCTTTGCAGGAAGTCTCCGTTATTTTGGTTTTGGAGATATCGAGTTACGAACAACCGGAGACCCAAATGAAGTTCCAAGAATAGTTTCTCCAAATGAATTCGCTTTGGACGGATCTTACTCTCTGAAACTCAGCGAAAAATTCTCAATGGCAGTAGCCGCAAGATACATTCGTTCTAACCTGAAAATTGCTTCGGAAGATATCGATGCAAAAGCCTCAGGTACTTTCGCTGTAGACGTTGCCGGATTCTACCAATCTGAAGAAATTGCTTATTCTGATTTTAACGGAAGATGGAGAGCCGGTTTCAACATGCAAAACCTTGGACCAAAAATAAGCTATGATAACGACAATATCAGTTCCAACTTTTTACCGGCAAATCTTAGATTAGGTGGTGGTTTTGATTTTATATTTGATGATTACAACAAATTTGCTCTTAGCGTTGAATTTACTAAACTTTTAGTACCAACTCCTCCGGGACCAGGAACTCCTGTCGATGCCAACGGAGATGGCGATTATACAGATCCGGGAGACATTTCGCAAGAACAGGCAAATGCAATAAACTATAAAAACTACAATAACATTGGTTGGGTTTCCGGAATTTTCAAATCATTTGGAGATGCTCCGGGTGGTTTTAGTGAAGAATTAAAAGAAATCACTTATAGTGTTGCAGGAGAATATATGTATCAGGATGCTTTTGCAGTGCGTTTAGGATATTATCATGAAAGTCCGGAAAAAGGAGCAAAAAAATTCTTTTCTCTTGGAGCCGGTTTCAAATACAATGTAGTAAAAGTTGACGTTTCGTATTTATTCTCGGCATCAAAAGTTAAAAATCCGTTAGAAAACACACTTCGTTTTTCTTTAACGTTTAACTTTGGCGACAAATATGAAGTTTACTAA
- the cdd gene encoding cytidine deaminase: MKEISITSSFIVFDTLNELPKDIQDLMTQAIEIRKKAYAPYSQFRVGAALLLDNGKIVLGSNQENAAYPSGLCAERVAIFHAGSIYPEAKILKIAITAASDTNQTKAPIPPCGSCRQSIAEYEIKQDTPIEIYFMGEIGEVYKSSSLKNLLPFMFDKKFL, translated from the coding sequence ATGAAAGAAATAAGCATTACATCATCATTTATAGTTTTTGACACCTTAAATGAATTACCAAAAGACATTCAGGATTTAATGACCCAAGCCATTGAAATTCGCAAAAAAGCTTACGCTCCGTATTCCCAATTTAGAGTTGGTGCGGCTTTATTACTCGATAATGGAAAAATAGTTCTGGGATCAAATCAGGAAAATGCAGCCTATCCTTCAGGATTATGTGCAGAACGTGTAGCTATTTTTCACGCAGGAAGTATTTATCCGGAAGCTAAAATTCTCAAAATAGCCATTACAGCAGCTTCAGACACAAACCAAACCAAAGCACCAATTCCACCGTGTGGCTCTTGCCGTCAGTCAATTGCAGAATACGAAATCAAACAAGACACCCCCATAGAAATTTATTTTATGGGCGAAATTGGTGAAGTTTATAAATCATCGTCCCTAAAAAATTTACTCCCATTTATGTTTGATAAAAAGTTCTTGTAA
- the pdhA gene encoding pyruvate dehydrogenase (acetyl-transferring) E1 component subunit alpha: MKEVTKEVYLKWYEDMLLWRKFEDKLAALYIQQKVRGFLHLYNGQEAVLAGALHAMDLTKDKMITAYRNHVQPIGMGVDPRRVMAELLGKVTGTSKGMGGSMHIFSKEHRFYGGHGIVGGQIPVGAGLAFADKYFNTGGVTMTYFGDGAARQGSLHEAFNMAMLWKLPVVFIVENNGYAMGTSVERTANHTDIWKLGLGYEMPCGPVDGMNPVKVAEAMTEAIERARRGDGPTFLEMKTYRYRGHSMSDAQLYRSKEEVEEYKKIDPITQVLDVIMDQKYATEEEIEAIDQRVKDLVEECVKFAEESPYPELQQLYDVVYAQEDYPFTPHKL; this comes from the coding sequence ATGAAAGAAGTTACAAAAGAAGTATATTTAAAGTGGTACGAAGACATGCTACTTTGGAGAAAGTTTGAAGACAAACTTGCAGCACTATACATTCAACAAAAAGTTAGAGGTTTTCTACACTTATATAATGGACAGGAAGCTGTATTAGCGGGCGCTTTGCACGCTATGGACCTGACCAAAGACAAAATGATTACTGCTTACAGAAACCACGTACAACCAATTGGTATGGGAGTTGATCCAAGACGTGTAATGGCTGAACTTTTAGGAAAAGTTACAGGAACATCTAAAGGTATGGGAGGTTCTATGCACATTTTCTCTAAAGAACACCGTTTTTACGGAGGTCACGGAATCGTAGGTGGACAAATTCCGGTAGGAGCTGGTTTAGCTTTTGCTGACAAATATTTCAACACTGGCGGAGTTACTATGACTTACTTTGGTGACGGAGCTGCCAGACAAGGTTCATTACATGAAGCTTTCAACATGGCTATGCTATGGAAATTACCAGTTGTATTTATCGTTGAAAACAACGGTTATGCAATGGGAACTTCTGTTGAAAGAACTGCAAACCACACTGATATCTGGAAACTTGGTTTAGGATACGAAATGCCTTGCGGACCAGTTGACGGAATGAATCCTGTAAAAGTTGCCGAAGCAATGACAGAAGCTATCGAAAGAGCTCGTCGTGGTGACGGACCAACTTTCCTTGAAATGAAAACATACCGTTACAGAGGACACTCAATGTCTGATGCACAATTATACCGCTCTAAAGAAGAGGTTGAAGAATACAAAAAAATTGACCCTATTACTCAGGTTTTAGATGTAATTATGGATCAGAAATATGCTACAGAAGAAGAAATTGAAGCAATTGACCAAAGAGTTAAAGACTTGGTTGAAGAATGTGTGAAATTTGCTGAAGAATCTCCATATCCTGAATTACAACAATTATACGATGTAGTATACGCACAAGAAGACTATCCATTTACACCTCATAAACTATAA
- a CDS encoding 2-oxo acid dehydrogenase subunit E2 produces the protein MATIITMPRLSDTMTEGTVATWLKKVGDKISEGDILAEIETDKATMEFESFNEGTLLHIGIQAGETAPVDSLLAIIGNEGEDISTLLTGGTAPAAEAPKAEAAEAKIETAAPAKAATELPKGIVVVTMPRLSDTMTEGTVATWLKKVGDTVAEGDILAEIETDKATMEFESFNAGTLLYIGIQEGSTAPVDSLLAIIGPAGTDVSGISANYTAGGTTSAPATEEVKTAPAAEKAIEAVAETSNGGRILASPLAKKIASDKGIQLTQVKGSGENGRIVKSDIENFTPSAQAQPAATATSAAPKAETAAPAAPKVFVPAGEVFTEEIKNSQMRKIIAKRLAESLFTAPHYNLVIEVSMDEAMGARATINTVPDTKVSFNDMVIKACALALKKHPKINSQWKEDAIIINHHVNIGVAVAVEDGLVVPVLKFTDAMSLSQIGASVRDLAGRAKNKKLGPQEMEGSTFTVSNLGMFGITEFNSIINQPNSAILSVGAIVEKPVVKNGQIVVGNTMMLSLACDHRTIDGATGAQFLQTLKQYIESPVTMLA, from the coding sequence ATGGCAACAATTATTACAATGCCTCGTTTGAGCGATACGATGACGGAAGGAACGGTAGCGACTTGGCTTAAAAAAGTAGGCGACAAAATTAGCGAAGGAGATATCTTAGCTGAAATTGAAACAGATAAAGCAACAATGGAATTCGAGTCTTTCAACGAAGGAACTCTTTTACATATCGGAATACAAGCTGGAGAAACTGCTCCGGTTGATTCATTATTAGCAATCATTGGTAACGAAGGAGAAGATATTTCTACTCTTTTAACTGGTGGTACTGCCCCTGCCGCAGAAGCTCCAAAAGCTGAAGCTGCAGAAGCAAAAATAGAAACTGCTGCACCTGCAAAAGCTGCAACTGAATTACCAAAAGGTATTGTAGTGGTAACTATGCCACGTTTGAGCGACACAATGACTGAAGGAACAGTAGCAACTTGGTTGAAAAAAGTTGGCGATACTGTTGCTGAAGGTGATATTTTAGCTGAAATTGAAACAGACAAAGCTACTATGGAGTTTGAGTCTTTCAATGCCGGAACATTATTATACATTGGAATTCAGGAAGGAAGTACAGCTCCAGTTGATTCATTATTAGCAATCATTGGGCCTGCTGGAACTGATGTTTCAGGAATTTCTGCAAATTATACTGCCGGAGGTACTACAAGTGCTCCTGCAACTGAAGAAGTAAAAACTGCTCCTGCTGCTGAAAAAGCGATAGAAGCTGTTGCTGAAACTTCAAACGGAGGAAGAATTTTAGCTTCACCATTAGCTAAGAAAATCGCTTCTGACAAAGGAATTCAATTAACTCAGGTTAAAGGTTCCGGAGAAAACGGACGTATCGTAAAAAGCGATATCGAAAACTTTACTCCATCTGCGCAAGCACAACCAGCTGCAACAGCAACTTCTGCTGCACCAAAAGCTGAAACTGCCGCTCCTGCTGCACCAAAAGTATTTGTTCCTGCTGGGGAAGTTTTCACAGAAGAGATCAAAAATTCTCAAATGCGTAAAATTATCGCAAAACGTTTAGCAGAATCTTTATTTACAGCACCTCACTACAACTTAGTGATCGAAGTAAGCATGGACGAAGCGATGGGCGCAAGAGCGACAATCAATACTGTTCCGGATACAAAAGTATCTTTCAACGATATGGTAATTAAAGCTTGTGCTTTAGCCTTGAAAAAACACCCAAAAATTAATTCTCAGTGGAAAGAAGATGCTATCATCATTAACCACCACGTAAATATTGGTGTAGCTGTAGCTGTTGAAGACGGATTAGTAGTTCCTGTATTGAAATTTACAGATGCTATGAGTTTATCTCAAATTGGTGCTTCAGTAAGAGATCTTGCAGGAAGAGCTAAAAACAAAAAACTTGGACCTCAGGAAATGGAAGGAAGTACTTTTACAGTATCTAACCTTGGAATGTTTGGTATTACTGAATTTAATTCAATTATCAACCAACCAAACTCTGCAATTCTTTCTGTAGGTGCAATTGTTGAGAAACCAGTAGTTAAAAACGGTCAAATCGTAGTTGGAAACACAATGATGTTATCATTAGCTTGTGACCACAGAACAATTGACGGTGCAACTGGCGCTCAATTCTTACAAACATTAAAACAATACATCGAAAGCCCGGTTACAATGTTGGCATAA
- a CDS encoding leukotriene A4 hydrolase C-terminal domain-containing protein, translating to MKKLTFLVLFLTAIACQKKDQTEKPTNVVDEHSYSKPELAVVKHLDLDIKVDFDTQTISGKASWTIDNTSKGNEIIFDENTLNITKVTLGDDEKETKFELGKDVEFHGKPLHVTIEPTTTKVNIYYSTTKDAVALQWLTPAQTADKKKPFLFSQGESVWSRTWIPCQDSPGIRFTYNAKVTVPKDLLAVMSAVNPQKKNDTGVYTFKQDKAIPSYLMAIAVGDIEFQSIDNRTGVYAEPSLLKKAAWEFAELGKMVVAAEKLYGPYRWGRYDVLVLPPSFPYGGMENPNLTFLTPGVIAGDRSLTSLLAHELGHSWSGNLVTNATWDDIWLNEGFTTYVEHRIGEAIFGKKEFDMQNVITRKELVDNVAEFGDTNPDTRLKVTLTGRNPDDGISLIPYVKGYAFLRVIENAVGREKFDIFIKNYFDAHAFKSITTEDFVKYINENLIKGDKVLADKIKLEDWIYKPGIPSNITPVSAADFDVIDKIQKSWRETGVKGLSQKITTTTEKQYFIDHLPTDITPKEMEDLDNEFNFTKGGNFIIKRQWFIPSIRYKYTKTYPAIEQFLISTSRTGSVMMLYKEMAKTPEGKVWAKQIFDKAKSGYHATTIQAVEDLLK from the coding sequence ATGAAAAAACTAACCTTTCTAGTCTTGTTTCTTACAGCAATAGCCTGCCAGAAAAAAGACCAAACAGAAAAACCAACCAACGTTGTAGACGAACATAGTTATTCTAAACCAGAACTTGCCGTAGTTAAACACCTCGATCTTGACATTAAAGTTGATTTTGACACGCAGACTATTTCAGGAAAAGCTTCGTGGACAATCGACAACACCAGTAAAGGAAATGAAATTATTTTCGACGAAAACACACTAAACATTACAAAAGTAACTTTAGGAGACGACGAAAAAGAAACAAAATTTGAACTCGGAAAAGACGTTGAATTTCACGGAAAACCACTTCACGTTACCATTGAACCAACTACAACTAAAGTAAACATTTACTACAGCACTACTAAAGATGCCGTTGCATTACAATGGTTGACACCTGCCCAAACTGCAGATAAAAAGAAACCTTTTCTTTTCTCTCAGGGAGAAAGTGTTTGGTCTAGAACCTGGATTCCATGTCAGGATTCACCGGGAATTCGTTTTACTTATAATGCAAAAGTTACCGTTCCTAAAGATTTATTAGCCGTAATGAGCGCTGTAAATCCGCAGAAGAAAAATGATACGGGAGTTTATACTTTCAAACAAGACAAAGCAATTCCGTCTTATTTAATGGCGATTGCGGTTGGAGACATTGAATTCCAATCAATCGACAACAGAACTGGAGTTTACGCAGAACCTTCTTTACTAAAAAAAGCAGCTTGGGAATTTGCTGAACTTGGAAAAATGGTTGTTGCTGCCGAAAAACTTTACGGGCCATATCGTTGGGGACGTTATGATGTTTTGGTTTTACCGCCAAGTTTCCCTTATGGAGGAATGGAAAATCCAAATCTAACGTTTTTAACTCCTGGAGTTATTGCTGGAGATCGTTCATTAACGAGTTTATTAGCACACGAATTAGGTCACAGCTGGAGCGGAAACTTAGTTACAAACGCAACTTGGGATGATATTTGGCTGAACGAAGGTTTTACAACTTATGTGGAGCACCGTATTGGAGAAGCTATTTTTGGAAAGAAAGAATTTGACATGCAAAATGTTATTACTCGCAAAGAACTAGTAGATAACGTTGCTGAATTTGGCGATACAAATCCTGACACAAGACTTAAAGTTACTTTAACTGGCAGAAATCCTGATGACGGGATTAGTTTAATTCCATATGTAAAAGGATATGCATTTTTAAGAGTTATTGAAAATGCTGTGGGACGTGAAAAATTTGATATTTTCATTAAAAACTACTTTGACGCACATGCATTCAAATCTATTACAACAGAAGATTTTGTAAAATATATAAATGAAAATCTTATTAAAGGCGACAAAGTGCTTGCTGATAAAATAAAATTAGAAGATTGGATTTACAAACCGGGAATCCCTTCAAACATAACACCTGTAAGTGCTGCTGATTTTGATGTAATTGATAAAATCCAAAAAAGCTGGAGAGAAACCGGCGTAAAAGGATTGAGTCAAAAAATTACGACAACAACAGAAAAACAGTATTTTATAGATCATCTTCCAACAGATATTACTCCAAAAGAAATGGAAGATCTTGACAATGAATTCAACTTTACAAAAGGAGGCAATTTTATCATTAAACGTCAATGGTTTATTCCATCTATTCGTTACAAATACACAAAAACTTACCCTGCAATTGAACAATTTTTAATTTCAACCAGCAGAACGGGATCTGTAATGATGCTTTATAAAGAAATGGCTAAAACACCGGAAGGAAAAGTTTGGGCAAAACAGATTTTCGATAAAGCAAAATCAGGTTATCATGCAACAACTATTCAGGCTGTTGAAGATTTATTGAAATAG
- a CDS encoding carboxymuconolactone decarboxylase family protein has translation MTRLTALNPEEVTGKTKDLFNAVQAKLGVVPNMMRTMGNSPAVLEGYLNLSGALSHGKLSAKTGELLALTVSETNSCDYCVAAHTFIGEKLLKTDPQVLQDARTGNSNDVKTEAILQFAKTLVTKNGLVNDEDVNTVKNAGVSDAELAETVAHVALNVLTNYFNNTANTEIDFPAVPSLELQK, from the coding sequence ATGACACGATTAACAGCATTAAACCCAGAAGAAGTAACAGGAAAAACAAAAGATTTATTCAACGCTGTACAAGCTAAATTAGGAGTGGTTCCGAACATGATGAGAACAATGGGAAATTCTCCTGCAGTATTAGAAGGATATTTAAATTTAAGCGGAGCTTTAAGCCACGGAAAACTAAGCGCTAAAACTGGCGAATTATTAGCCTTAACAGTTTCAGAAACTAATTCATGTGATTACTGTGTGGCTGCTCACACTTTTATTGGAGAAAAATTACTAAAAACTGATCCGCAAGTTTTGCAAGACGCAAGAACAGGAAATTCTAACGATGTAAAAACAGAAGCCATTCTTCAATTTGCCAAAACATTGGTAACTAAAAATGGTTTGGTAAATGATGAAGATGTAAATACTGTTAAAAATGCAGGAGTTTCAGATGCAGAATTAGCCGAAACTGTAGCACATGTAGCACTAAATGTTCTAACCAACTATTTTAATAATACTGCGAACACAGAAATTGATTTCCCTGCAGTTCCAAGTTTAGAACTTCAAAAGTAA
- a CDS encoding helix-turn-helix domain-containing protein, protein MSNQNVFTLINPQTGNLAFKLLPFGDNSHFDHLQRNNFFSLIWVTKGQGKVKADFAEHHFEENSLLAFSPYQPFMLCVSEPIEGIAIHFHPDFYCIHMHQKEVSCSGVLFNNVYQPPFVKITDEASATFKMVLDQMKTEIQNSDLAQYESLVSYLKIFLITASRLKNQQLEEMKSVPNSKEPFILQNLKDAIEDNFKTKHSAGNYADMLNISAKALAKISKNYFNKTLTDLIAERIIIEAKRELYMTNKTVKEIAYELGYDDEHYFSRFFKTNADVSPQLYRETVGFGKMGA, encoded by the coding sequence ATGAGCAATCAGAATGTTTTTACGTTGATAAATCCGCAAACCGGCAATCTGGCTTTCAAACTACTTCCTTTTGGTGATAACAGCCATTTTGATCATTTGCAACGCAACAATTTTTTCTCTTTAATTTGGGTTACCAAAGGACAAGGAAAAGTAAAAGCTGATTTTGCCGAACATCATTTTGAAGAAAACTCACTCCTCGCCTTTTCACCTTATCAGCCTTTTATGCTTTGTGTAAGCGAACCAATTGAAGGCATTGCAATTCATTTTCATCCGGACTTCTATTGCATACATATGCATCAAAAAGAGGTTTCCTGCAGCGGCGTTTTATTTAATAATGTCTATCAACCGCCATTTGTTAAAATTACTGATGAAGCTTCTGCTACTTTTAAAATGGTTTTGGATCAGATGAAAACAGAAATTCAGAATTCTGATTTGGCACAATATGAATCACTGGTTTCTTATTTAAAGATATTTTTAATTACAGCTTCAAGATTAAAAAATCAGCAATTGGAAGAAATGAAATCGGTTCCAAATAGTAAAGAACCTTTTATACTTCAAAATCTAAAAGACGCAATTGAAGATAATTTCAAAACCAAACATTCTGCCGGAAACTATGCAGACATGCTGAATATTTCGGCGAAAGCCCTGGCCAAAATATCTAAAAATTATTTCAACAAAACCCTAACAGATTTAATTGCCGAAAGAATCATAATTGAAGCCAAAAGAGAATTATATATGACCAACAAAACGGTAAAAGAAATCGCTTATGAATTAGGTTATGATGACGAACATTATTTTAGTCGATTTTTTAAAACAAATGCCGATGTTTCGCCACAATTGTATCGCGAAACGGTAGGTTTTGGAAAAATGGGGGCTTAA
- a CDS encoding glycosyltransferase yields MNQAKKLLIIGFVWPEPNSSAAGGRMMQLISIFKQNGFEITFASPALDSDFMVDLSEFGVEKKSIELNNSSFDDFILALNPDVVLFDRFMIEEQFGWRVAENCPKAIRLLDTEDLHCLRTARQKAFKENRAFELIDLLSEEVAKREIASILRCDLSFIISEFEMKILKEVFKIDSDLLYYLPFLVYEMSELDLLKLPSFEERKNFVFIGNFLHEPNWNTVQYLKETIWSSIKKQFPEAVLEVYGAYPSQKVLQLHQPKNGFFIMGRAADANEVVKNSRVVLAPIRFGAGLKGKLLEAMQCGTPSMTSTIGSEAMHASLPWNGFITDDVEVFAKKAIELYQDENLWKQAQKNGIAIINECYQLSKYSTALITKINSLLNDSENHRLQNFMGSLLQYHTLKSTKYMSKWIEAKNKN; encoded by the coding sequence ATGAATCAAGCGAAAAAACTATTAATTATTGGATTTGTCTGGCCCGAACCAAATTCGTCTGCGGCTGGTGGCAGAATGATGCAATTGATCTCCATTTTTAAACAAAACGGATTTGAGATTACATTTGCAAGCCCGGCTTTGGATAGTGATTTTATGGTCGATTTATCTGAATTTGGAGTAGAGAAAAAGTCAATTGAACTCAATAATTCCAGTTTTGATGATTTCATTTTAGCACTAAATCCTGATGTCGTTTTATTTGATCGTTTCATGATCGAAGAGCAATTTGGTTGGCGTGTTGCCGAGAATTGTCCAAAAGCAATTCGTTTATTAGATACCGAGGATTTGCATTGTTTAAGAACAGCAAGGCAAAAGGCTTTTAAAGAAAATAGAGCTTTTGAATTAATTGATTTATTATCTGAGGAAGTTGCAAAGCGAGAAATTGCTAGTATTTTAAGATGTGACTTGTCTTTTATCATTTCAGAATTTGAAATGAAAATCTTAAAAGAGGTTTTTAAAATCGATTCAGATTTGTTGTATTATTTGCCATTTTTGGTTTATGAAATGTCTGAATTAGATCTTTTGAAATTACCTTCATTTGAAGAACGTAAGAATTTTGTTTTCATCGGGAATTTTCTTCATGAGCCCAATTGGAATACTGTTCAATATTTGAAAGAAACAATTTGGTCTTCAATCAAAAAGCAGTTTCCGGAGGCTGTTTTAGAAGTTTATGGAGCTTATCCTTCACAAAAAGTATTGCAATTGCATCAGCCTAAAAATGGTTTTTTTATTATGGGAAGAGCAGCAGATGCTAATGAAGTAGTTAAAAATTCACGCGTTGTTCTGGCTCCAATTCGTTTTGGTGCGGGTTTAAAAGGTAAACTACTAGAAGCCATGCAGTGTGGTACGCCAAGTATGACATCTACAATTGGTTCTGAAGCGATGCATGCAAGCTTGCCATGGAATGGTTTTATTACTGATGATGTTGAAGTGTTTGCAAAAAAGGCGATTGAGTTGTATCAAGATGAAAATTTATGGAAACAAGCGCAAAAAAATGGTATTGCAATCATCAACGAATGTTATCAGCTAAGTAAATATTCAACAGCTCTGATTACAAAAATAAATTCATTACTGAATGATTCTGAAAATCATCGTTTACAGAATTTTATGGGAAGTTTATTGCAATATCATACTTTAAAAAGCACTAAATATATGTCAAAATGGATCGAGGCTAAAAATAAAAATTAA
- a CDS encoding tRNA-(ms[2]io[6]A)-hydroxylase — translation MLGLKLATDPRWVNIVESNIEEILTDHAWCEQKAASNAISIVTYNSELEELVTEMLVIAREELEHLQMVHDVIKKRGLTLGRERKDHYVNELFKFMKKDGSRRDALCDRLLFSAMIEARSCERFKVLSENIKDEELAKFYRDLMISEAGHYTTFLGFARKYQDNIDIDKRWKEWIEYEGSIITNYGKNETVHG, via the coding sequence ATGTTAGGATTAAAACTAGCCACAGACCCACGTTGGGTAAATATAGTAGAGTCAAATATCGAGGAAATCCTTACAGATCATGCTTGGTGTGAGCAAAAAGCAGCTTCAAATGCAATCAGTATTGTTACTTATAATTCTGAATTGGAGGAATTAGTGACCGAAATGCTTGTAATTGCGAGAGAAGAACTGGAACATTTACAAATGGTTCATGATGTTATAAAAAAACGCGGCCTTACTTTAGGACGCGAACGAAAAGACCATTATGTAAATGAACTTTTCAAGTTCATGAAAAAAGACGGAAGCCGACGTGACGCGCTATGTGACCGCTTATTATTTTCGGCCATGATTGAAGCCAGAAGCTGTGAGCGTTTTAAAGTGCTTTCAGAAAACATAAAAGATGAAGAATTAGCCAAATTCTATCGTGATTTAATGATTTCTGAGGCTGGACATTATACTACTTTTTTAGGATTTGCCAGAAAATATCAGGATAATATCGACATCGACAAACGATGGAAAGAATGGATTGAATATGAAGGCTCAATTATTACTAATTACGGAAAAAACGAAACCGTACACGGATAA